A single genomic interval of Malania oleifera isolate guangnan ecotype guangnan chromosome 13, ASM2987363v1, whole genome shotgun sequence harbors:
- the LOC131146810 gene encoding uncharacterized protein LOC131146810 isoform X2 — MNRRAEPKDPNDLIDQKCESRLYIGNLDQRISEAALIKMFSPFGKIVSEDFLWHTRGPKRGEPRGFAFIQFSTREEAKLAKEKMNGKLASGRHLVVHLASEKYLGETAENCSKAGGEPNRLGLTGSSSGQMSRSAKIAAIKNKLKAMEEESPSIKKQKQTDTISCSSSLKHLSVKR, encoded by the exons GACCCTAATGATCTCATCGATCAGAAATGTGAAAGCAGACTTTACATTGGTAACCTTGACCAGAGAATATCAGA aGCTGCTTTGATTAAGATGTTCTCCCCATTTGGGAAGATTGTGTCAGAGGACTTCTTGTGGCATACTCGTGGCCCTAAACGCGGAGAGCCACGTGGATTTGCCTTTATCCAGTTTAGCACTAGAGAG GAAGCTAAACTGGCCAAGGAGAAGATGAATGGAAAGTTGGCCAGTGGCCGTCACTTGGTTGTTCACCTTGCTAGTGAGAAATACTTGGGGGAAACAGCAGAAAATTGTTCTAAAGCAGGTGGTGAGCCAAACAGATTAGGCCTCACTGGTAGCAGTTCGGGACAAATGAGTCGGAGTGCAAAAATAGCTGCAATAAAGAACAAATTAAAGGCTATGGAGGAAGAGAGTCCTAGCATTAAGAAGCAGAAGCAAACCGACACCATCTCTTGCAGCAGCAGTCTCAAACATTTATCTGTCAAAAGATAA